One window from the genome of Leptospira johnsonii encodes:
- a CDS encoding DEAD/DEAH box helicase — protein MDSTLQLSLDFESDSSSGFRGDSCYLKDEPELGIGRIESSDAGKFQIYFPSSDTRKTVSENSGRLKIIGSYPTAFTESFADPELLDLSLQAFELKLTHAYDKLSALSNSRTRLLPHQIESTFVVVNSLRPRFILADEVGLGKTIEAALVMKELIFRRGYKKVLVVAPSPLLVQWKQELKNKFNEDFEIVKRKNFLATGEKNWKNFKHVITSVDFIKNPKYAEEILKTKWDIVVFDEAHRLRRDYHKVTRAYLFAEKIAKKCECLLLLTATPFRGKLEELYYLVHLVDPNLLGPYHTFINDYVLGNKNGLKEKISKVLLRRRKVEVGGFTKRFAKTVKIELSNTERQFYDETTEYVRREYNLAMRTQNRAIGFVMIVFQKLLDSSVFALLSALSKRKFMLENRLHRLQAVGNKLEEWDLDETEGVEDFVSDLDESAPSDLANLRRELLSLNRLILLGKKIKEDRKSQKLKETIAKLKKEGHPKFIIFTQFRSTQDFLASTLSEYKVTLFHGSLSADAKEDAISEFRKTSEILICTEAGGEGRNLQFANVLFNYDLPWSPLKIEQRIGRIHRFGQKDNVFIFNFASKDTVAERILEVLSNKIKLFEESIGNSDELLGAIEDELDFHSSFMRFITGNKKLTEVEEEIDQRIRIAKKGFEKLGSLVTPKLLDFNLEDYYKTTLQERSFTNQHLETFFVRYAKKYSERLNFKLKTLKPQIYELDGVNYKGKKATFNSELALADDGLEFLAFGHPLVEEAVQSFLKDRSGWKIGFYRTSGNVLYFVFIVEFKFSLDRKELFVVEVNRRSGNAKVLENLPETVRENRFKSSETELPADIEKFFVIACETLELALEDRKKELYEQTKDLFQKEEYKIRNSNQNTLRQLEEKLMRQEAAFKWEGRPEKKSAMNRTKNEIQKVKEDFEVELRKVKVGKEIHHRFELFQAYLPGSD, from the coding sequence TTGGACTCTACTTTGCAACTCAGTCTAGATTTCGAATCCGATTCTTCCAGCGGATTCAGAGGGGATTCCTGCTATCTCAAGGATGAACCCGAATTAGGAATTGGTAGGATAGAAAGTTCCGACGCCGGAAAATTCCAGATCTATTTTCCATCTTCTGACACTAGAAAAACTGTCTCTGAAAATTCAGGCAGACTTAAAATAATAGGATCTTATCCGACTGCTTTTACGGAATCCTTTGCAGATCCGGAATTATTGGATCTAAGCTTACAAGCATTCGAATTAAAGCTCACTCATGCGTATGACAAACTTTCCGCATTATCTAATTCCAGGACAAGGCTACTTCCCCACCAGATAGAATCCACTTTCGTGGTTGTGAATTCTCTCAGACCTAGATTCATTTTAGCCGACGAGGTTGGATTAGGTAAAACGATAGAAGCGGCTCTCGTCATGAAAGAGCTGATCTTTCGTAGAGGTTACAAGAAGGTTTTGGTCGTGGCGCCTTCTCCTCTTTTGGTCCAATGGAAACAGGAATTAAAAAACAAATTTAACGAAGATTTTGAGATCGTTAAAAGAAAGAACTTCTTAGCTACCGGAGAGAAGAACTGGAAGAATTTCAAACATGTGATCACTTCCGTAGATTTTATTAAAAACCCAAAATATGCTGAAGAGATCCTAAAAACAAAATGGGATATCGTAGTTTTCGACGAGGCGCATCGTTTAAGAAGAGATTATCATAAGGTTACTAGAGCATATTTATTCGCGGAAAAGATCGCCAAAAAATGCGAATGTCTACTTCTTCTTACCGCGACACCTTTTAGAGGAAAATTAGAAGAGCTGTATTATCTGGTCCACTTAGTGGATCCGAATTTGCTCGGTCCATATCATACTTTTATAAACGATTATGTTCTAGGAAATAAGAACGGCTTAAAAGAAAAGATCTCCAAGGTTCTTTTAAGAAGAAGAAAGGTAGAAGTCGGCGGATTCACCAAACGATTTGCCAAAACCGTAAAGATAGAATTATCCAATACGGAGAGACAGTTTTACGACGAGACTACCGAGTATGTCCGTAGAGAATACAATCTAGCGATGAGAACCCAAAACAGGGCGATCGGATTTGTGATGATTGTATTCCAGAAATTATTGGATTCTTCTGTATTTGCCCTTCTTTCCGCATTGTCCAAACGTAAGTTTATGTTAGAGAACAGGCTCCATCGTTTGCAGGCAGTTGGAAACAAATTAGAAGAATGGGACCTGGACGAAACAGAAGGTGTAGAAGACTTCGTTTCCGATCTGGATGAATCTGCCCCTTCAGATCTTGCAAATCTCAGACGAGAATTATTGTCCTTAAACAGGCTGATCCTTTTAGGCAAGAAGATCAAAGAAGATCGTAAAAGCCAAAAGTTAAAAGAGACGATCGCAAAGCTTAAAAAAGAAGGGCATCCTAAATTTATCATATTCACCCAGTTTAGAAGCACACAGGATTTCTTAGCTTCCACCTTGTCCGAATACAAGGTTACATTATTCCATGGATCTTTGAGTGCGGACGCAAAAGAAGATGCAATCTCCGAATTCAGAAAAACTTCCGAGATTTTGATCTGCACAGAAGCAGGCGGAGAAGGTCGTAATCTTCAGTTTGCAAATGTTCTTTTTAACTACGATCTACCTTGGAGTCCTTTAAAGATCGAACAAAGGATCGGAAGGATCCATAGGTTCGGACAAAAGGATAACGTATTTATTTTTAACTTTGCTTCTAAGGACACGGTTGCGGAGAGAATTTTAGAAGTCCTATCCAATAAGATCAAACTATTCGAAGAATCTATCGGAAATTCGGACGAATTACTAGGAGCGATCGAAGACGAATTGGATTTTCATTCTAGCTTCATGAGATTTATTACTGGAAACAAGAAGCTAACAGAAGTAGAAGAGGAGATAGACCAAAGGATTAGGATCGCCAAAAAAGGTTTCGAAAAACTTGGGTCCTTGGTTACTCCTAAATTACTGGATTTTAATTTAGAAGATTATTATAAAACTACACTGCAAGAAAGATCTTTTACCAACCAACACTTAGAGACCTTTTTTGTTAGATACGCCAAAAAGTATTCCGAACGACTGAACTTCAAACTTAAGACACTAAAACCTCAGATATACGAGTTGGATGGAGTAAATTACAAAGGAAAGAAGGCTACATTCAATTCTGAACTTGCACTTGCAGATGATGGATTGGAATTTTTGGCATTCGGTCATCCTCTGGTCGAAGAAGCGGTTCAATCCTTTCTAAAAGATAGATCGGGTTGGAAGATAGGATTTTATAGAACGTCGGGAAATGTTTTATACTTCGTATTTATAGTAGAATTCAAATTTTCTTTGGATAGAAAGGAACTGTTCGTGGTGGAAGTGAACCGACGCAGCGGAAATGCTAAGGTATTAGAAAACCTTCCCGAAACAGTAAGAGAGAACCGATTCAAATCTTCCGAAACTGAGTTACCCGCTGATATCGAAAAATTTTTTGTGATCGCTTGCGAGACTTTGGAACTTGCCTTAGAAGATCGAAAAAAAGAATTGTACGAACAAACCAAGGATCTTTTCCAAAAGGAAGAATACAAGATCCGGAACAGCAACCAAAACACTCTACGCCAACTAGAAGAGAAACTGATGAGGCAAGAGGCGGCTTTCAAATGGGAAGGAAGGCCTGAAAAAAAATCGGCAATGAATCGAACGAAAAACGAGATCCAAAAAGTAAAAGAGGATTTCGAAGTTGAGTTGAGAAAGGTAAAGGTAGGAAAAGAGATCCACCATCGTTTCGAACTTTTCCAAGCTTATCTTCCTGGTTCAGACTGA